Proteins encoded in a region of the Litoribacterium kuwaitense genome:
- a CDS encoding NETI motif-containing protein, which translates to MTKLPKKKRFEVQEGETLDDCLDRMKVEGYQVVRRVEKPLFQEIQKDGKQTFQPIGQQVIFEGRRIDS; encoded by the coding sequence ATGACAAAATTGCCTAAGAAGAAACGGTTTGAAGTACAGGAAGGAGAAACGCTGGACGATTGCCTTGATCGAATGAAAGTAGAAGGGTATCAAGTCGTCAGGCGGGTTGAAAAGCCCTTATTTCAAGAGATCCAAAAGGATGGGAAGCAAACGTTTCAGCCGATTGGTCAGCAAGTCATCTTTGAAGGACGCCGAATTGATAGCTAA
- the purE gene encoding 5-(carboxyamino)imidazole ribonucleotide mutase, whose product MNVLVGVIMGSASDWPTMKLACDVLDRIGIPYEKHVVSAHRTPDRMFTYAEEAEDKGLKVIIAGAGGAAHLPGMVASKTTLPVIGVPVQSKALQGLDSLLSIVQMPGGVPVATVAIGDAGAKNAGWLAGQMIGAFMPEFARKIASLRSETAKAVIQSEEGLQ is encoded by the coding sequence ATGAACGTGTTGGTTGGTGTTATTATGGGAAGCGCTTCAGATTGGCCAACGATGAAACTAGCGTGTGACGTGTTGGATCGGATTGGAATTCCGTATGAAAAACATGTCGTGTCAGCACATCGTACCCCGGATCGTATGTTTACTTATGCTGAGGAAGCGGAGGATAAAGGGCTCAAAGTCATTATCGCCGGTGCGGGAGGCGCGGCGCATTTGCCGGGGATGGTGGCGAGCAAGACAACCCTCCCAGTGATTGGTGTGCCAGTGCAATCGAAGGCACTGCAAGGCTTAGATTCGCTGTTGTCGATCGTGCAAATGCCAGGTGGCGTACCGGTGGCTACCGTAGCCATTGGCGATGCTGGGGCGAAAAATGCCGGGTGGCTTGCGGGACAAATGATCGGTGCGTTTATGCCGGAATTTGCTAGAAAAATTGCTTCGCTTCGTTCGGAAACAGCGAAGGCAGTGATCCAGAGTGAGGAGGGACTCCAATGA
- the purK gene encoding 5-(carboxyamino)imidazole ribonucleotide synthase, with amino-acid sequence MTVLLPPATIGIIGGGQLGRMMAISAKQMGFRIAVLDPDKEGPAAQVADHVIAAPYSDMEAAKALADISDRITYEFENIDSTVLEWLEQNGKLVQSASLLQLTQHRVKEKRAIEKSGCQVASYRAVATMADLDDGLAALGFPAVLKTCTGGYDGKGQHVIRSAEDIKDAGELLTKGDCVLEQWVPFQAEVSVIVTRSTDGEVQTFPVAENKHIHNILAVTQVPAQFDQTVLDHAEQLARQLARELKLVGTLAVEMFVTEDEQLLINELAPRPHNSGHFSIEGCETSQFEQHIRAICGWPLGSTVLRQPSAMINVLGQHLPHVLEGVKTFSPHAHLHLYGKEEARAQRKMGHVTITAHCLDTVHKEAAALEDALYRQENGG; translated from the coding sequence ATGACGGTTCTCCTACCGCCAGCAACGATCGGGATCATCGGTGGTGGTCAGCTTGGCCGAATGATGGCAATCTCTGCGAAACAAATGGGTTTTCGTATCGCTGTGTTAGATCCTGACAAAGAAGGGCCGGCAGCACAAGTGGCGGATCACGTCATTGCTGCACCCTACTCTGATATGGAGGCAGCCAAAGCATTAGCTGACATCTCAGACCGCATTACGTATGAGTTTGAAAACATTGATAGTACGGTTTTAGAGTGGCTAGAGCAAAATGGGAAGCTTGTCCAATCTGCTTCATTATTACAACTCACTCAGCATCGAGTGAAGGAGAAGCGAGCGATAGAGAAGAGCGGCTGTCAGGTGGCGTCGTATCGTGCGGTTGCAACAATGGCTGACTTAGATGATGGTTTAGCTGCTCTTGGGTTCCCTGCTGTACTTAAGACGTGTACCGGGGGGTATGATGGGAAAGGGCAGCATGTGATTCGCTCCGCTGAGGATATTAAGGACGCAGGCGAACTGTTGACGAAAGGCGATTGTGTTTTGGAACAATGGGTTCCTTTTCAAGCTGAAGTATCAGTCATTGTTACCCGCTCCACAGACGGAGAGGTCCAAACGTTCCCAGTCGCAGAAAATAAACATATTCACAACATTCTTGCAGTCACGCAAGTCCCAGCTCAATTTGATCAGACTGTTTTGGATCACGCAGAACAATTGGCTCGTCAGCTTGCACGAGAGTTAAAGCTTGTGGGCACCTTAGCTGTGGAAATGTTCGTCACAGAGGATGAACAGCTGTTGATTAATGAACTCGCACCCCGACCTCACAACTCAGGCCACTTCAGTATTGAAGGTTGTGAAACATCACAGTTTGAGCAACATATTCGGGCGATCTGCGGGTGGCCCCTTGGCTCGACGGTGCTTCGCCAGCCAAGCGCAATGATCAATGTGTTAGGTCAACACCTGCCACATGTGCTTGAAGGTGTGAAGACATTTAGCCCGCATGCGCATCTGCATTTATATGGTAAAGAAGAGGCGCGCGCGCAACGGAAAATGGGACACGTAACGATTACTGCCCATTGCCTTGATACAGTACATAAAGAAGCGGCTGCTTTAGAAGACGCCCTTTATCGACAAGAAAACGGAGGATGA
- the purB gene encoding adenylosuccinate lyase, whose amino-acid sequence MIERYTRPEMQAIWTEENKFQTWLEVELLACEAWAELGDIPKGDVALLREKASFDIDRIQEIEAETRHDVVAFTRAVSETVGEEKKWVHYGLTSTDVVDTALSSLLKQANDILRKDLNTFVDVLAEKAKEHKHTVMMGRTHGVHAEPTTFGLKMALWYEEMKRNVERFERAADGVQYGKLSGAVGTYANIDPFVEAYVCEKLGLKPAPVSTQTLQRDRHADYMSALALIATSIEKFAVEIRGLQKTETREVEEFFAKGQKGSSAMPHKRNPIGSENMTGMARVIRGYMMTAYENVPLWHERDISHSSAERIILPDATIALNYMLHRFTNIVKNLTVFPENMKDNMEKTFGLIFSQRVLLTLINKGMPREEAYDTVQPKAMESWETKVPFRQLVENDPVIAEKLTAAELDDCFDYTFHLKNVDAIFERVGLA is encoded by the coding sequence ATGATTGAACGCTATACCCGACCGGAGATGCAAGCCATTTGGACAGAAGAAAACAAATTTCAAACGTGGTTAGAGGTAGAATTGCTCGCATGTGAAGCATGGGCGGAGCTAGGAGACATTCCGAAAGGAGATGTTGCTTTGCTACGCGAGAAAGCGTCGTTTGATATTGACAGAATCCAGGAAATTGAGGCGGAGACACGTCATGACGTCGTCGCGTTCACACGCGCAGTGTCCGAAACCGTTGGCGAAGAGAAAAAGTGGGTTCATTATGGGCTCACAAGTACAGATGTGGTCGATACCGCACTGTCCTCCCTTTTAAAGCAGGCAAACGACATTCTCCGTAAAGATTTAAATACCTTTGTTGATGTGCTCGCCGAAAAAGCGAAAGAGCATAAGCATACGGTCATGATGGGGCGAACGCACGGTGTCCATGCGGAGCCGACGACCTTCGGCTTGAAAATGGCCTTATGGTATGAAGAGATGAAAAGAAATGTTGAACGATTCGAGCGTGCGGCTGATGGCGTTCAATACGGCAAGCTTTCAGGCGCAGTAGGAACGTATGCGAATATCGATCCATTTGTTGAAGCGTATGTTTGTGAAAAGCTCGGCTTGAAGCCAGCGCCGGTCTCTACACAAACGTTACAGCGGGATCGTCATGCCGATTACATGTCTGCGCTCGCGTTAATCGCAACTTCCATTGAAAAATTCGCGGTCGAAATTCGCGGTCTGCAAAAAACGGAAACACGTGAGGTCGAAGAATTTTTCGCCAAAGGCCAAAAAGGCTCTTCTGCAATGCCACACAAACGTAATCCGATCGGTTCGGAAAATATGACTGGTATGGCTCGCGTCATTCGCGGCTATATGATGACCGCTTATGAAAATGTACCACTATGGCATGAACGTGATATTTCTCACTCGTCTGCCGAGCGTATTATTCTTCCTGACGCAACGATTGCGTTGAACTATATGCTGCACCGCTTCACAAATATCGTTAAAAACTTGACGGTGTTCCCAGAAAACATGAAAGACAATATGGAGAAAACATTTGGGCTCATCTTCTCACAGCGCGTCCTCCTCACACTCATTAACAAAGGGATGCCTCGAGAAGAAGCGTACGATACCGTGCAGCCGAAAGCCATGGAGTCGTGGGAAACGAAAGTACCTTTCCGCCAGCTTGTCGAAAATGACCCTGTCATTGCCGAGAAATTAACAGCTGCTGAACTTGACGACTGTTTTGATTACACCTTCCATTTGAAAAATGTGGACGCTATTTTTGAACGTGTCGGTCTTGCTTAA